The following proteins are encoded in a genomic region of Halomicroarcula saliterrae:
- a CDS encoding DUF1405 domain-containing protein, with the protein MAAETTKGLPRYLAPLPERVETVALRYAWVIVAINLVGTAFGFWYYLPQFRLEPVVAWPVVPDSPTATLFIACSLALYKLGRPNEYLNVLAFLGCIKLGLWTPYVLTVFHDAFLATVAAPPPVALLLGPQLASGAMYAFLFVSHLGMAVQAFVIYRYSDFPGRAILVALLWYGFNDLVDYFVPIVGTPHHTLLPVEPIVNGTVRHVSPEHEIAAAGAVTLTIVATALTVAISRQKGRANG; encoded by the coding sequence ATGGCAGCGGAGACGACTAAGGGACTGCCGCGCTATCTCGCACCGCTTCCCGAGCGGGTCGAGACGGTCGCACTTCGGTACGCGTGGGTAATCGTCGCGATCAATCTCGTGGGGACGGCGTTTGGCTTCTGGTACTATCTCCCGCAGTTCCGACTCGAACCAGTCGTCGCATGGCCCGTCGTCCCCGATAGCCCCACAGCGACGTTGTTCATCGCCTGCTCTCTGGCATTGTACAAACTCGGGCGGCCGAACGAATATCTGAACGTGCTGGCGTTTTTGGGCTGCATCAAACTCGGCCTCTGGACGCCGTACGTTCTCACGGTGTTTCACGACGCGTTTCTGGCGACAGTCGCAGCACCACCGCCGGTAGCACTGCTACTCGGGCCACAGCTCGCCTCGGGCGCGATGTACGCCTTCCTGTTCGTCTCGCATCTGGGCATGGCCGTCCAGGCGTTCGTTATCTATCGCTACAGCGACTTTCCCGGTCGGGCGATTCTCGTTGCCCTGCTGTGGTACGGGTTCAACGACCTCGTCGACTACTTCGTCCCGATTGTCGGGACCCCACATCACACCCTGTTGCCAGTCGAACCGATTGTGAACGGAACGGTGCGACACGTCTCGCCTGAACACGAGATCGCCGCCGCCGGCGCGGTGACGCTCACGATTGTCGCAACAGCGCTGACAGTGGCTATTAGCCGACAGAAGGGCCGTGCTAACGGCTAA
- a CDS encoding energy-coupling factor ABC transporter ATP-binding protein, with protein MHDVEFSVYADEVVALVGGNGAGKSTLLEHLNATLVPDDGELVVDGTPITEDNKGHARKEVGFVFQDADTQLVAPTVLDDVMFGLQNYGVSGDEAKQRAREALATVDATHLEERIPHYLSGGEKRLIGLAGVLVLEPSVIVLDEPLAGLDPERSRLVADRVRQIHQDGISVVLSTHDLDFAAEVADRVCVMADGNVVGSGTPQEVFYDDALLTSANLHPPSPVRVARDVGLDGSARPVTESELVALLTDGTADSEPIQSIDGSGDD; from the coding sequence ATGCACGATGTCGAGTTCAGCGTCTATGCCGACGAAGTCGTTGCGCTGGTCGGCGGCAACGGCGCAGGGAAGTCCACGCTGCTCGAACATTTGAACGCGACGCTGGTCCCCGACGACGGCGAACTGGTCGTCGACGGCACGCCGATTACCGAGGACAACAAGGGACACGCCCGCAAGGAAGTCGGCTTCGTCTTTCAGGACGCCGACACCCAACTCGTCGCGCCCACCGTGCTCGACGACGTCATGTTCGGCCTGCAGAACTACGGTGTTTCCGGTGACGAAGCGAAACAGCGCGCCCGTGAGGCACTGGCCACTGTCGACGCGACACACCTCGAAGAGCGCATCCCACACTACCTGAGCGGCGGCGAGAAACGACTCATCGGCCTCGCCGGCGTGCTCGTCCTCGAACCCAGCGTCATCGTGCTGGACGAGCCACTCGCCGGACTCGACCCCGAACGGTCGCGACTGGTCGCCGACCGTGTTCGACAAATCCACCAGGACGGTATCAGCGTCGTCCTGTCGACCCACGACCTCGACTTCGCCGCCGAAGTCGCCGACCGTGTCTGTGTGATGGCCGACGGCAACGTCGTCGGGAGCGGCACACCTCAGGAGGTGTTCTACGACGACGCGCTGTTGACGAGCGCGAACCTCCACCCGCCGAGTCCAGTCCGTGTCGCTCGGGATGTCGGGCTCGACGGGAGCGCCCGGCCAGTGACCGAATCGGAACTCGTCGCACTGCTCACGGACGGCACTGCTGATTCGGAACCGATACAATCTATCGATGGCAGCGGAGACGACTAA
- a CDS encoding energy-coupling factor transporter transmembrane component T family protein, translating into MTTLSNHVPDPRLITAFAERREGPLHRVNPWTKVGIVGALVLAVTVADRLVLLAGLYGAVLLVYGISGLPFGRLVGWYTLPLLFIVSVAGPLAFLEPGTPVGGALATPVSELSVTWAGLALFGELTFRSLTVVTFTLTASMTTKYTDVAYMLGRLLPRPIDQIALLTYRFTFVMIETLEDLVKAALSRGANLSEFWSNKRLYGRILGMTMLSAIEGSERLVKSMESRGYNGDITLYGDVPRPPLSELAVVVGAYVAVVGYGAVAVYGVTV; encoded by the coding sequence GTGACGACGCTCTCGAATCACGTCCCAGACCCACGGCTCATCACGGCTTTCGCCGAGCGTCGTGAGGGGCCACTGCACAGGGTCAACCCGTGGACGAAAGTCGGCATCGTCGGCGCGCTCGTACTCGCCGTCACGGTGGCTGACCGACTTGTATTGCTGGCCGGCCTCTACGGCGCCGTTCTCCTCGTCTACGGGATTTCGGGACTACCCTTCGGCCGACTGGTCGGCTGGTACACCCTGCCGCTGCTGTTCATCGTCTCCGTCGCGGGGCCACTGGCCTTTCTCGAACCGGGCACACCGGTCGGCGGTGCGCTCGCGACCCCGGTCAGCGAACTCTCGGTGACGTGGGCCGGGCTCGCGCTGTTCGGGGAGCTCACCTTCCGGTCGCTCACCGTCGTCACGTTCACGCTGACGGCGTCGATGACGACGAAGTACACCGACGTGGCGTACATGCTCGGACGGCTGCTTCCCCGACCTATCGACCAGATCGCACTGCTGACCTACCGGTTCACGTTCGTCATGATCGAGACGCTCGAAGACCTGGTGAAAGCCGCCCTCTCCCGCGGGGCGAACCTCTCTGAGTTCTGGTCGAACAAACGGCTATACGGGCGCATCCTCGGCATGACGATGCTGTCAGCCATCGAGGGCTCCGAACGGCTCGTCAAGTCGATGGAATCCCGGGGATACAACGGTGACATCACGCTGTACGGCGACGTGCCGCGGCCGCCGTTGTCGGAACTCGCGGTCGTCGTCGGGGCCTACGTCGCCGTAGTCGGATACGGTGCAGTCGCCGTCTACGGGGTGACAGTGTGA
- a CDS encoding cobalamin transport operon protein, which produces MQRWKQYGSMAGLLAVCFAAGLWGFRSTGGALPWAKRSAQALQRGVQQSGGDLVNFGRGIVVAGPIRKGGLMLEFGGLVALLAIVAVGLYVYADRLGDGDQTAR; this is translated from the coding sequence ATGCAGCGCTGGAAGCAGTACGGCAGCATGGCCGGCCTGCTCGCGGTGTGTTTCGCGGCAGGACTCTGGGGTTTTCGCTCCACTGGCGGCGCACTGCCATGGGCCAAGCGGTCCGCGCAAGCGCTTCAGCGCGGTGTCCAACAGAGCGGCGGTGACCTCGTCAACTTCGGCCGCGGTATCGTCGTCGCCGGTCCCATCCGAAAGGGCGGGCTGATGCTCGAATTCGGTGGACTCGTCGCCCTGCTCGCTATCGTCGCTGTCGGGCTATACGTCTATGCCGACCGTCTCGGTGACGGGGACCAGACGGCCCGCTAA
- a CDS encoding energy-coupling factor ABC transporter permease, giving the protein MAHIHLGEGTFPVWALVLWTLLGTGLISAVVYRVRKGGIETHQIALAGIGAAASFAVFQLNIPIWGGIHMNLTGLVGILAGPLLGALIALVVNIFSAALGHGAVGLLGANTIVNASEAIVAYYAFKALQGMDWDVFPSASSAATLGLSAGAFIMGAIIVVSGVNGSALPRGDLTIAVAGLVGLNLGVAVVEGLLTGLIVQFLASVRPDLVGLVDRDGREDAAGVTA; this is encoded by the coding sequence ATGGCACACATTCACCTCGGAGAAGGCACGTTCCCGGTGTGGGCGCTGGTCCTCTGGACACTGCTGGGGACAGGGCTCATTAGCGCTGTCGTCTATCGGGTCCGAAAAGGCGGTATCGAGACACATCAGATCGCGCTCGCCGGCATCGGTGCGGCGGCGAGTTTCGCAGTCTTCCAGTTGAACATCCCCATCTGGGGCGGTATCCACATGAACCTCACCGGTCTCGTCGGTATCCTTGCCGGGCCGCTGCTTGGTGCGCTCATCGCGCTGGTGGTGAACATCTTCTCGGCGGCGCTCGGTCACGGCGCCGTCGGCCTGCTCGGCGCGAACACGATCGTCAACGCGAGCGAAGCTATCGTCGCCTACTACGCGTTCAAAGCGCTGCAAGGGATGGACTGGGACGTCTTCCCGTCCGCTTCGAGCGCCGCGACGCTCGGGCTCTCCGCAGGGGCCTTCATCATGGGCGCGATTATCGTCGTCAGCGGCGTCAACGGGAGTGCACTCCCGCGTGGTGACCTGACCATCGCCGTCGCCGGCCTCGTCGGGCTCAACCTCGGGGTCGCCGTCGTCGAAGGTCTGCTGACCGGCCTCATCGTCCAGTTCCTCGCGTCTGTCCGCCCCGACCTCGTGGGTCTCGTCGACCGCGACGGCCGCGAGGACGCCGCAGGGGTGACCGCCTGA
- a CDS encoding CopG family ribbon-helix-helix protein, protein MTELLRDDLDRFADEHGYTGRSEVIREACQSLLEEYRETEEAERRVVGTVTAVFGYDEPAIERRMMDIRHEFEGSIRSNSHNCLADNEGCVESFVVEASYAEVLRFIGTVRGADESVSVEYTAVPVDLIREEIAEA, encoded by the coding sequence ATGACGGAGCTCCTCCGGGATGACCTCGACAGATTCGCGGACGAACACGGCTACACGGGCCGTAGCGAGGTCATTCGTGAGGCGTGTCAGTCACTGCTCGAAGAGTACCGGGAGACAGAGGAGGCCGAACGCCGTGTGGTCGGGACTGTCACGGCGGTGTTCGGGTACGACGAACCGGCAATCGAGCGGCGGATGATGGATATCCGCCACGAGTTCGAAGGCTCGATTCGGTCGAATTCGCACAACTGTCTGGCCGACAACGAGGGCTGTGTCGAGTCGTTCGTCGTCGAGGCTTCCTACGCCGAAGTCCTGCGATTCATCGGCACAGTCCGCGGTGCAGACGAATCCGTTTCAGTCGAGTACACCGCTGTCCCGGTTGACCTGATACGCGAGGAAATCGCTGAGGCGTAA
- a CDS encoding ABC transporter ATP-binding protein, with protein sequence MALSDQSPNAADSGRKIVVDGVSKAYDSVQALSDVSLSVREGEFCCIVGPSGCGKTTLLRTIAGLEDADSGSILVDGDRITEPGLDRGMVFQEYALFPWRTVRGNIRFGLDRPACDCPDCEQRIQELVDLVGLSESEDAYPKELSGGMKQRVGIARALAVDPEILLLDEPFGSVDARTRDRLHEELLDIWAETQQTVVFVTHDIDEAVKLADRIVVLDDDPGTVQSTLTVDVDRPRERTSHEFVDHVARIRSELGQPTDTS encoded by the coding sequence GTGGCGCTGAGTGACCAGTCACCGAACGCCGCCGATTCCGGTCGGAAAATCGTCGTCGACGGCGTCAGTAAGGCCTACGACTCCGTCCAGGCACTCTCAGACGTCTCGCTCTCCGTTCGGGAGGGCGAGTTCTGCTGTATCGTCGGCCCGTCGGGCTGTGGCAAGACGACGCTGTTGCGGACGATAGCGGGCCTCGAAGACGCCGATAGCGGCTCGATTCTGGTCGACGGAGACCGGATCACAGAGCCGGGACTGGACCGGGGGATGGTCTTCCAAGAGTATGCGTTGTTCCCGTGGCGGACGGTCCGGGGAAACATCCGCTTTGGCCTCGACCGGCCCGCGTGTGACTGTCCCGATTGCGAACAGCGGATACAGGAGCTGGTCGACCTCGTCGGCCTGTCGGAGTCCGAGGACGCCTATCCCAAGGAGCTCTCCGGTGGGATGAAACAGCGCGTCGGTATCGCTCGCGCGCTCGCTGTCGACCCGGAGATACTGTTGCTGGACGAGCCATTCGGCAGTGTGGACGCCCGAACCCGGGACAGACTGCACGAGGAACTGCTCGATATCTGGGCTGAAACCCAACAAACGGTCGTCTTCGTCACTCACGACATCGACGAGGCGGTGAAACTAGCCGACAGAATCGTGGTGTTGGACGACGACCCTGGAACGGTCCAATCGACGCTCACCGTCGATGTGGACCGCCCCCGCGAGCGTACGTCCCACGAGTTCGTCGACCACGTCGCACGCATCCGGTCCGAACTCGGTCAGCCAACCGATACTAGCTAA
- a CDS encoding ABC transporter permease has protein sequence MSTPTDTGFERLLDAGVEGDVRRYLRGLGGLTIFLLVWWVGALTTQPSYLVPGPVDSARAFVELFTTSTRIVAPLAGAELVLPTGLAHLTQTLFHYIPGLLLGAVCGSSLGLAMGWHGVLDDWLRPLVRVLRPIPPLAWVVFAIVWFGIHHTGAAFIVFVGAFWINFYAAYGGVEGVSDELTDAASTLGVERDLSMLKLVALPSAAPQLLTGFRTSIGRCWMIVVGAELFGAPGVGYEIINAANNLAMATSVAYMFLISLAFLTMDVGFRLFERRALAWR, from the coding sequence ATGAGCACGCCGACCGACACCGGTTTCGAGAGGCTGCTGGACGCGGGCGTCGAGGGAGACGTGCGGCGGTATCTCCGTGGTCTTGGCGGCCTCACGATTTTCCTGCTCGTCTGGTGGGTCGGAGCGCTGACGACGCAGCCGTCGTACCTGGTCCCGGGACCTGTCGACTCCGCACGCGCCTTCGTCGAGTTGTTCACGACCTCGACACGAATCGTCGCCCCGCTCGCCGGAGCAGAACTCGTCTTGCCGACGGGACTCGCACATCTCACACAGACACTGTTTCATTACATCCCGGGCCTGCTGCTGGGTGCCGTCTGTGGTAGTAGCCTCGGGCTGGCGATGGGCTGGCACGGCGTGCTGGACGACTGGCTTCGCCCACTCGTCCGGGTACTGCGGCCGATTCCGCCGCTGGCCTGGGTCGTCTTCGCTATCGTCTGGTTCGGTATCCACCACACCGGAGCAGCCTTCATCGTCTTCGTCGGCGCGTTCTGGATCAACTTCTACGCCGCCTACGGCGGTGTCGAGGGCGTCTCCGACGAACTGACCGACGCTGCCTCGACGCTGGGCGTCGAACGGGACCTCTCGATGCTGAAGCTGGTCGCGTTACCGAGCGCCGCTCCACAGTTGCTGACGGGCTTCCGGACTAGTATCGGCCGCTGCTGGATGATCGTCGTCGGGGCCGAACTGTTCGGGGCACCGGGTGTCGGCTACGAGATAATCAACGCCGCCAACAACCTCGCGATGGCGACCAGCGTCGCGTATATGTTCCTCATCAGCCTCGCCTTCCTCACGATGGACGTTGGTTTTCGGCTATTCGAACGGAGGGCTCTCGCGTGGCGCTGA
- a CDS encoding ABC transporter substrate-binding protein — MAPITRRRLLQTAGASTIATIVSGCLGRGASSLDSLTVAYVPIYPNMQHYVMEREGYYDDVPADVTVERFSSGPSVVTAFASGDVDVALFGITPAMVLADRGTQAGVLAANSRNGFRIMGTDEVVDLYEQEGAGVFEGFEEENGRKIRFGTPPDGSVPDIVLRYWIQEALDAGEMDTVIDKSTVPPANAVQTIQSGDIDATIIQEPFATIIGREDGYGELAWSGNVLENHPVTVLFANQQVIDASDIAQALVEQHTAATEFTANSPDAAASHAASVIGSGVSEDLAEAAMESQASDFISDPYTITDQTATMGEFVANVGNIDEPVPTEELFAFEPYDAINA; from the coding sequence ATGGCACCTATCACGCGGCGACGACTACTGCAGACGGCCGGCGCTAGTACGATTGCGACGATAGTTTCCGGCTGTCTCGGGCGGGGTGCGAGCTCGCTCGATTCGCTGACTGTCGCGTACGTCCCGATTTACCCGAACATGCAACACTACGTGATGGAACGGGAGGGCTACTACGACGACGTCCCGGCGGACGTCACTGTCGAGCGATTCAGTTCCGGCCCGAGCGTCGTCACGGCATTTGCCAGTGGTGACGTCGATGTCGCGCTCTTTGGTATTACTCCAGCGATGGTACTCGCCGACAGAGGGACCCAGGCAGGTGTTCTCGCTGCGAATTCACGAAACGGGTTCAGGATCATGGGGACGGACGAAGTCGTCGACCTGTACGAACAAGAAGGCGCGGGCGTCTTCGAGGGCTTCGAGGAAGAGAACGGTCGGAAAATCCGATTCGGTACACCTCCTGACGGGAGCGTCCCCGATATCGTCCTCCGTTATTGGATTCAGGAAGCCCTCGATGCAGGGGAGATGGACACCGTCATCGACAAGTCGACGGTCCCACCGGCCAATGCGGTCCAGACGATACAATCGGGCGATATCGACGCGACGATAATTCAGGAACCGTTCGCGACGATAATCGGCCGCGAAGATGGCTACGGCGAACTCGCATGGTCGGGGAACGTTCTAGAGAACCATCCGGTGACGGTGCTCTTTGCGAACCAGCAGGTCATCGACGCGAGCGATATCGCACAAGCACTGGTCGAACAACACACCGCGGCCACCGAGTTCACAGCGAACTCGCCGGACGCGGCCGCAAGTCACGCCGCATCGGTCATCGGGTCGGGCGTGAGCGAGGACCTCGCCGAAGCCGCCATGGAGTCACAGGCCTCCGATTTCATCTCGGACCCGTATACTATCACCGACCAGACCGCGACGATGGGTGAGTTCGTTGCGAACGTCGGAAACATCGACGAACCGGTTCCGACTGAGGAGCTGTTCGCCTTCGAGCCCTACGACGCCATCAACGCATGA
- a CDS encoding CopG family ribbon-helix-helix protein, translated as MSVVSVSMPEELLNRIDQFAEDHGYTGRSEVLREASRNLLGEFEDKKLEDRDLMGVVTVVFDYETTSVEEKMMHLRHEHEGIVASNFHSHVGGHHCMELFVLEGSLEEISTFVGKIRATKDTLTIDYSVLPVDDFGPLADMN; from the coding sequence ATGAGTGTTGTAAGCGTCTCGATGCCGGAGGAACTGCTCAACCGCATCGACCAGTTCGCCGAGGACCACGGATACACGGGCCGCAGTGAAGTCCTTCGGGAGGCGAGCCGTAATCTGCTCGGGGAGTTCGAGGACAAAAAACTCGAAGACAGAGACCTCATGGGTGTCGTCACTGTCGTCTTCGACTACGAGACGACGAGCGTCGAAGAGAAGATGATGCATCTTCGCCACGAACACGAGGGCATCGTCGCTTCGAACTTCCACAGTCACGTCGGTGGCCACCACTGCATGGAGCTGTTCGTCCTCGAAGGCTCGCTCGAAGAGATATCCACGTTTGTCGGGAAGATCCGCGCGACCAAAGATACGCTGACTATCGACTACTCGGTGCTGCCCGTCGACGACTTCGGCCCGCTCGCCGACATGAACTGA
- a CDS encoding DUF6516 family protein codes for MLTEQPFQYTHVESRLVENVVVRRTDDIETYPSGWKYTLHPGTLEDLTLVRYTNTHEDTKGHEHHIAAGDVDGIEFPGMEERLFEFWASADEYWEAVDGGPERPY; via the coding sequence ATGCTCACAGAGCAACCCTTCCAGTATACCCATGTTGAATCCCGACTTGTTGAGAACGTCGTTGTACGACGGACTGACGATATCGAGACCTACCCATCAGGGTGGAAGTACACGCTCCATCCGGGCACGCTGGAAGATCTGACGCTCGTCAGATACACCAACACACACGAAGATACGAAAGGCCACGAACACCACATCGCCGCTGGTGATGTTGACGGGATCGAATTCCCGGGAATGGAGGAACGCCTCTTCGAGTTCTGGGCAAGCGCGGACGAATATTGGGAAGCCGTAGACGGCGGGCCTGAACGACCATACTGA
- a CDS encoding transcriptional regulator codes for MTTTLHITVDDREQLRAETVQFVQDAEAGEQSAHDEKPVIQFGSYNDLVDSLTPLRLELIQAIAEGNPESMREAARLVDRDVSDVHSDLKHLEALGILQLEDGGPSGAMQPVVPFDRIEMHIDYPFIASIDTTPASA; via the coding sequence ATCACGACCACACTCCACATCACCGTCGACGACCGGGAACAGCTACGAGCAGAGACGGTACAGTTCGTGCAGGATGCTGAGGCCGGTGAACAAAGTGCCCACGACGAGAAGCCTGTGATCCAGTTCGGGAGCTACAACGACCTCGTCGACAGTCTCACACCACTGCGCTTGGAACTCATCCAAGCAATTGCCGAAGGGAACCCAGAAAGTATGCGCGAGGCTGCCCGCCTCGTCGACCGAGATGTCTCCGATGTCCACTCAGATCTCAAGCATCTGGAGGCCCTCGGGATCCTCCAGCTCGAAGACGGCGGCCCCAGCGGAGCGATGCAGCCCGTTGTTCCCTTTGACCGCATCGAGATGCACATCGATTACCCGTTCATCGCTAGTATCGATACGACACCAGCCAGTGCGTGA
- a CDS encoding Fic family protein: MDPEDFEEGPGWIDPYEDIPCYQPAGLPPELTYSDDILRAYGDARYALGQLSTLHDDIENENLLIAPFVVREAAMSSQIEGTDVTVSDIVLHNLEDDPERSAANLRDIREAYNYVEAIRTGFHALDDGRQIDQELLCDLHASLLVDVRGENKRPGHIRDDIPVMIGPDNHIENARFVPANPNSVALLLDQLVSYIRNGSYPPLIDIAITHYQFETIHPFRDGNGRLGRLLIMLQLYQANLLSEPYLYLSAYFNHYRTEYFDRLLAVSQHGEWESWITFVLNAIAEQAIDAYQCGIELVALRTDYRGRFPNSPAVRDVIDHLFEEPYLQAPRAIDATGRSRQGVYDAIEKLSDEGIIVELTDKERNRVYRAPDILALVESP, from the coding sequence ATGGATCCGGAAGATTTCGAGGAGGGACCGGGATGGATCGACCCTTACGAGGACATTCCGTGCTACCAGCCTGCCGGACTCCCACCAGAGCTCACATACAGCGATGATATCCTCCGTGCCTACGGGGATGCGCGCTATGCCCTCGGACAGCTCTCGACACTCCACGACGACATCGAGAACGAGAATCTTCTTATCGCACCGTTTGTCGTTCGAGAAGCGGCGATGAGCTCGCAAATCGAAGGAACTGACGTCACTGTCTCAGATATCGTTCTTCATAATCTCGAGGACGATCCAGAGCGCTCAGCCGCCAATCTGAGGGACATCCGGGAGGCGTATAACTACGTCGAGGCGATCCGGACAGGCTTCCATGCCTTGGATGATGGCAGACAGATCGATCAAGAACTCCTCTGTGATCTCCATGCATCATTACTAGTTGATGTCCGTGGCGAGAACAAACGTCCGGGACACATTCGCGATGATATTCCGGTCATGATCGGCCCAGACAACCACATTGAAAACGCGCGATTCGTTCCGGCAAATCCAAACAGCGTCGCACTCCTCCTCGATCAGTTGGTGTCGTACATCAGAAACGGAAGCTACCCTCCGCTAATCGATATCGCGATTACACACTATCAGTTCGAGACGATTCACCCGTTCCGCGATGGGAATGGCCGACTAGGACGCCTCCTCATCATGCTACAACTGTACCAGGCGAACCTGCTCTCAGAACCGTATCTCTACTTGTCGGCGTACTTCAACCATTATCGGACAGAGTATTTCGATCGCCTTCTCGCCGTGAGCCAGCACGGCGAGTGGGAATCATGGATTACGTTCGTCCTGAACGCGATTGCCGAACAGGCTATCGATGCCTACCAGTGTGGCATCGAGCTCGTAGCGCTCCGTACGGACTACCGAGGCCGTTTCCCGAACAGTCCGGCAGTCCGCGATGTCATCGACCACCTGTTCGAGGAGCCGTATCTGCAGGCCCCACGGGCCATCGACGCGACCGGGCGCTCACGACAGGGAGTCTACGACGCGATTGAGAAGCTCAGCGACGAAGGAATCATTGTGGAATTGACTGACAAAGAGCGCAACAGAGTATACAGAGCGCCAGATATCCTTGCTCTCGTCGAATCTCCATGA